In Kogia breviceps isolate mKogBre1 chromosome 7, mKogBre1 haplotype 1, whole genome shotgun sequence, a single window of DNA contains:
- the RELA gene encoding transcription factor p65 isoform X2: MRFRYKCEGRSAGSIPGERSTDTTKTHPTIKINGYTGPGTVRISLVTKDPPHRPHPHELVGKDCRDGFYEAELCPDRCIHSFQNLGIQCVKKRDLEQAISQRIQTNNNPFQVPIEEQRGDYDLNAVRLCFQVTVRDPAGRPLRLSPVLSHPIFDNRAPNTAELKICRVNRNSGSCLGGDEIFLLCDKVQKEDIEVYFTGPGWEARGSFSQADVHRQVAIVFRTPPYADSSLQAPVRVSMQLRRPSDRELSEPMEFQYLPDTDDRHRIEEKRKRTYETFKSIMKKSPFNGPTDHRPPTRRIAVPSRSSASVPKPAPQPYPFTPSLSTINFEEFSPMVFPSGQIPSQTSALAPAPALVLAQAPAPAPAMASALAQAPAPGPVLAPGLAQAVTPSAPKTNPAGEGTLTEALLQLQFDADEDLGALLGSNTDPAVFTDLASVDNSEFQQLLNQGVTMAPHTAEPMLMEYPEAITRLVTGSQRPPDPAPTPLGASGLTNGLLSGDEDFSSIADMDFSALLSQISS; encoded by the exons ATGCGCTTTCGCTACAAGTGTGAGGGCCGCTCAGCAGGCAGTATCCCAGGCGAGAGGAGCACAGATACCACCAAGACCCACCCCACCATCAAG ATCAATGGCTACACAGGGCCAGGGACAGTCCGCATCTCCCTGGTGACCAAGGACCCCCCTCACCGGCCTCACCCCCATGAGCTTGTGGGGAAAGACTGCCGGGATGGCTTCTATGAGGCTGAGCTCTGCCCGGACCGCTGCATCCACAG CTTCCAGAACCTGGGGATCCAGTGTGTAAAGAAGCGGGACCTGGAGCAGGCCATCAGTCAGCGCATCCAGACCAACAACAACCCCTTCCAAG TTCCCATAGAAGAGCAGCGTGGGGACTACGACCTGAACGCTGTCCGGCTCTGCTTCCAGGTGACAGTGAGGGACCCGGCAGGCAGGCCCCTACGCTTGTCGCCTGTCCTCTCTCATCCCATCTTTGACAACC GCGCCCCCAACACTGCCGAGCTCAAGATCTGCCGAGTGAATCGGAACTCTGGGAGCTGCCTTGGGGGTGATGAGATCTTCCTGCTGTGTGACAAGGTGCAGAAAG AGGATATCGAGGTGTATTTCACGGGACCAGGCTGGGAGGCTCGAGGCTCCTTTTCACAAGCTGATGTGCACCGGCAAGTGGCCATCGTGTTCCGGACGCCCCCCTACGCGGACTCCAGCCTGCAGGCCCCCGTGCGCGTCTCCATGCAGCTGCGGCGGCCTTCCGATCGGGAGCTCAGCGAGCCCATGGAATTCCAGTACTTGCCCGACACAG ATGATCGTCACCGGATTGAAGAGAAACGCAAAAGGACATATGAGACCTTTAAGAGCATCATGAAAAAGAGCCCTTTCAACG GACCCACCGACCACCGGCCCCCGACCCGGCGCATCGCCGTGCCTTCCCGCAGCTCAGCTTCCGTCCCCAAGCCAG cTCCCCAGCCCTATCCCTTTACACCATCTCTCAGCACCATCAACTTTGAGGAGTTCTCCCCCATGGTCTTTCCTTCTGGGCAGATCCCAAGCCAGACCTCGGCCTTGGCACCAGCCCCTGCCCTAGTCCtggcccaggccccagcccctgcGCCAGCCATGGCATCAGCCCtggcccaggccccagcccctggcccagtCCTAGCCCCAGGCCTTGCTCAGGCTGTGACCCCATCTGCCCCCAAGACCAACCCGGCTGGGGAAGGGACACTGACAGAGGCCCTGCTGCAGCTGCAGTTTGATGCTGATGAAGACCTGGGGGCCTTGCTCGGCAGTAACACAGATCCAGCCGTGTTCACAGACCTGGCATCCGTCGACAACTCTGAGTTTCAGCAGCTGCTGAACCAGGGTGTAACCATGGCCCCCCATACAGCAGAGCCCATGCTGATGGAGTACCCTGAGGCTATAACTCGTCTGGTGACGGGGTCCCAGAGGCCCCCTGACCCAGCTCCCACTCCCCTGGGAGCCTCTGGCCTCACCAACGGCCTCCTCTCAGGGGACGAAGACTTCTCCTCCATTGCGGACATGGACTTCTCAGCCCTTCTGAGTCAGATCAGCTCCTAA
- the RELA gene encoding transcription factor p65 isoform X1: MDDLFPLIFPAEPAQASGPYVEIIEQPKQRGMRFRYKCEGRSAGSIPGERSTDTTKTHPTIKINGYTGPGTVRISLVTKDPPHRPHPHELVGKDCRDGFYEAELCPDRCIHSFQNLGIQCVKKRDLEQAISQRIQTNNNPFQVPIEEQRGDYDLNAVRLCFQVTVRDPAGRPLRLSPVLSHPIFDNRAPNTAELKICRVNRNSGSCLGGDEIFLLCDKVQKEDIEVYFTGPGWEARGSFSQADVHRQVAIVFRTPPYADSSLQAPVRVSMQLRRPSDRELSEPMEFQYLPDTDDRHRIEEKRKRTYETFKSIMKKSPFNGPTDHRPPTRRIAVPSRSSASVPKPAPQPYPFTPSLSTINFEEFSPMVFPSGQIPSQTSALAPAPALVLAQAPAPAPAMASALAQAPAPGPVLAPGLAQAVTPSAPKTNPAGEGTLTEALLQLQFDADEDLGALLGSNTDPAVFTDLASVDNSEFQQLLNQGVTMAPHTAEPMLMEYPEAITRLVTGSQRPPDPAPTPLGASGLTNGLLSGDEDFSSIADMDFSALLSQISS; this comes from the exons ATGGACG ACCTCTTCCCCCTCATCTTCCCCGCGG AGCCGGCCCAGGCCTCCGGCCCCTACGTGGAGATCATCGAGCAGCCCAAGCAGCGGGGCATGCGCTTTCGCTACAAGTGTGAGGGCCGCTCAGCAGGCAGTATCCCAGGCGAGAGGAGCACAGATACCACCAAGACCCACCCCACCATCAAG ATCAATGGCTACACAGGGCCAGGGACAGTCCGCATCTCCCTGGTGACCAAGGACCCCCCTCACCGGCCTCACCCCCATGAGCTTGTGGGGAAAGACTGCCGGGATGGCTTCTATGAGGCTGAGCTCTGCCCGGACCGCTGCATCCACAG CTTCCAGAACCTGGGGATCCAGTGTGTAAAGAAGCGGGACCTGGAGCAGGCCATCAGTCAGCGCATCCAGACCAACAACAACCCCTTCCAAG TTCCCATAGAAGAGCAGCGTGGGGACTACGACCTGAACGCTGTCCGGCTCTGCTTCCAGGTGACAGTGAGGGACCCGGCAGGCAGGCCCCTACGCTTGTCGCCTGTCCTCTCTCATCCCATCTTTGACAACC GCGCCCCCAACACTGCCGAGCTCAAGATCTGCCGAGTGAATCGGAACTCTGGGAGCTGCCTTGGGGGTGATGAGATCTTCCTGCTGTGTGACAAGGTGCAGAAAG AGGATATCGAGGTGTATTTCACGGGACCAGGCTGGGAGGCTCGAGGCTCCTTTTCACAAGCTGATGTGCACCGGCAAGTGGCCATCGTGTTCCGGACGCCCCCCTACGCGGACTCCAGCCTGCAGGCCCCCGTGCGCGTCTCCATGCAGCTGCGGCGGCCTTCCGATCGGGAGCTCAGCGAGCCCATGGAATTCCAGTACTTGCCCGACACAG ATGATCGTCACCGGATTGAAGAGAAACGCAAAAGGACATATGAGACCTTTAAGAGCATCATGAAAAAGAGCCCTTTCAACG GACCCACCGACCACCGGCCCCCGACCCGGCGCATCGCCGTGCCTTCCCGCAGCTCAGCTTCCGTCCCCAAGCCAG cTCCCCAGCCCTATCCCTTTACACCATCTCTCAGCACCATCAACTTTGAGGAGTTCTCCCCCATGGTCTTTCCTTCTGGGCAGATCCCAAGCCAGACCTCGGCCTTGGCACCAGCCCCTGCCCTAGTCCtggcccaggccccagcccctgcGCCAGCCATGGCATCAGCCCtggcccaggccccagcccctggcccagtCCTAGCCCCAGGCCTTGCTCAGGCTGTGACCCCATCTGCCCCCAAGACCAACCCGGCTGGGGAAGGGACACTGACAGAGGCCCTGCTGCAGCTGCAGTTTGATGCTGATGAAGACCTGGGGGCCTTGCTCGGCAGTAACACAGATCCAGCCGTGTTCACAGACCTGGCATCCGTCGACAACTCTGAGTTTCAGCAGCTGCTGAACCAGGGTGTAACCATGGCCCCCCATACAGCAGAGCCCATGCTGATGGAGTACCCTGAGGCTATAACTCGTCTGGTGACGGGGTCCCAGAGGCCCCCTGACCCAGCTCCCACTCCCCTGGGAGCCTCTGGCCTCACCAACGGCCTCCTCTCAGGGGACGAAGACTTCTCCTCCATTGCGGACATGGACTTCTCAGCCCTTCTGAGTCAGATCAGCTCCTAA
- the RELA gene encoding transcription factor p65 isoform X3, whose translation MSLWGKTAGMASMRLSSARTAASTVPIEEQRGDYDLNAVRLCFQVTVRDPAGRPLRLSPVLSHPIFDNRAPNTAELKICRVNRNSGSCLGGDEIFLLCDKVQKEDIEVYFTGPGWEARGSFSQADVHRQVAIVFRTPPYADSSLQAPVRVSMQLRRPSDRELSEPMEFQYLPDTDDRHRIEEKRKRTYETFKSIMKKSPFNGPTDHRPPTRRIAVPSRSSASVPKPAPQPYPFTPSLSTINFEEFSPMVFPSGQIPSQTSALAPAPALVLAQAPAPAPAMASALAQAPAPGPVLAPGLAQAVTPSAPKTNPAGEGTLTEALLQLQFDADEDLGALLGSNTDPAVFTDLASVDNSEFQQLLNQGVTMAPHTAEPMLMEYPEAITRLVTGSQRPPDPAPTPLGASGLTNGLLSGDEDFSSIADMDFSALLSQISS comes from the exons ATGAGCTTGTGGGGAAAGACTGCCGGGATGGCTTCTATGAGGCTGAGCTCTGCCCGGACCGCTGCATCCACAG TTCCCATAGAAGAGCAGCGTGGGGACTACGACCTGAACGCTGTCCGGCTCTGCTTCCAGGTGACAGTGAGGGACCCGGCAGGCAGGCCCCTACGCTTGTCGCCTGTCCTCTCTCATCCCATCTTTGACAACC GCGCCCCCAACACTGCCGAGCTCAAGATCTGCCGAGTGAATCGGAACTCTGGGAGCTGCCTTGGGGGTGATGAGATCTTCCTGCTGTGTGACAAGGTGCAGAAAG AGGATATCGAGGTGTATTTCACGGGACCAGGCTGGGAGGCTCGAGGCTCCTTTTCACAAGCTGATGTGCACCGGCAAGTGGCCATCGTGTTCCGGACGCCCCCCTACGCGGACTCCAGCCTGCAGGCCCCCGTGCGCGTCTCCATGCAGCTGCGGCGGCCTTCCGATCGGGAGCTCAGCGAGCCCATGGAATTCCAGTACTTGCCCGACACAG ATGATCGTCACCGGATTGAAGAGAAACGCAAAAGGACATATGAGACCTTTAAGAGCATCATGAAAAAGAGCCCTTTCAACG GACCCACCGACCACCGGCCCCCGACCCGGCGCATCGCCGTGCCTTCCCGCAGCTCAGCTTCCGTCCCCAAGCCAG cTCCCCAGCCCTATCCCTTTACACCATCTCTCAGCACCATCAACTTTGAGGAGTTCTCCCCCATGGTCTTTCCTTCTGGGCAGATCCCAAGCCAGACCTCGGCCTTGGCACCAGCCCCTGCCCTAGTCCtggcccaggccccagcccctgcGCCAGCCATGGCATCAGCCCtggcccaggccccagcccctggcccagtCCTAGCCCCAGGCCTTGCTCAGGCTGTGACCCCATCTGCCCCCAAGACCAACCCGGCTGGGGAAGGGACACTGACAGAGGCCCTGCTGCAGCTGCAGTTTGATGCTGATGAAGACCTGGGGGCCTTGCTCGGCAGTAACACAGATCCAGCCGTGTTCACAGACCTGGCATCCGTCGACAACTCTGAGTTTCAGCAGCTGCTGAACCAGGGTGTAACCATGGCCCCCCATACAGCAGAGCCCATGCTGATGGAGTACCCTGAGGCTATAACTCGTCTGGTGACGGGGTCCCAGAGGCCCCCTGACCCAGCTCCCACTCCCCTGGGAGCCTCTGGCCTCACCAACGGCCTCCTCTCAGGGGACGAAGACTTCTCCTCCATTGCGGACATGGACTTCTCAGCCCTTCTGAGTCAGATCAGCTCCTAA